gttatattgtgATAAACAAAAACCTTAAACCTGAGTATcttgtggactcttctcgggCCAAGGCGCGTCTCGAAACCtcgttttaagttttcgactaaacgtaggcgtccacaaatccgcatcgtaagtatcggatGCATCACATAtacggatttttaattatacgtTACGAGTAGATTCGTGTGAATcgtacaatgcggatcagtggacgcacttgtatgactttctatacaaagaaaaatactatacgtttgatgcgatgcgtacgatacgtacgatgcggatatgtggtcgcctaccaattattatcaccattattctaataacattacctgctgacctattcactacattggtctttattatcaattttttaaaataaacatcaaatcaattgactaaatatcatttacctactgtgtgatatccacaagtaagcaccggatgagaTTTTTATATAGAATCTAATTTCGTTaatatcaactagcatacgtcaaagatagtgagtAAGCCtgctgacgtttcaaaagtgcgtgTAACTAAGACTCGTCgttaatcaacccatattcggctcactgctgagctcgagtctcctgtcagaatgagaagggttaagccaaaagtccaccatgctgggccaatgcggattggcagacttcacacacagaattgagaaaattctctggtatgctcgatgttttccttcaccgtttgagacacgtgatatttaatttcttaaaatgcacacaactgaaaagttggaggtgcatgccccagaattcgaacctacacccttcatcggaggcagaggtcatatccactgggttattacGGATCACAAAAGACCAAGActaattgaaacaaattaattttgattttgaatattatttaatattaacacgTCATGatcaattataattagtattcAATCCAATCAGTCTGTTGTGGTTTGTCTTGAAAAACAGCTTCAGGAACGTGAGTCTCTCCTTGAACGGTTTCTTCTTCATCGTCAGCACGGAGTCCATGTCCAGGTAGTTGGCTGTGGCGTTGGTTCCTGGCAACCATTTTATGGGCAGCAGCTCTGTTGTCTGTGGTGTTGGGTCTCTGGAAATAGATGTAGAAggtgtgaatacggggatagctttcctcgataaatgggatatctaacactgaaagaattttccaaatcggaccagtagttcctgagattagcgcgttcatacaaacaatctcttcagcttacaatgttagtatagattcgttaaattcatcatcatcatcattgtctaCCGATGAACATTTCTAGCCTCGGTCTCATAGTCCTAAGctgccagtatccagcggctcccacttgctgcaacccacttgatgtcatcAATGATCTAACGTCGTAATAAGGCCCACAGTTGTCGACACTttaattcactatatttgaaTTTTCAGAACACTAAATTCAGGTAAGCTTCCCATATTCATAACCATGAATTAAGATTTAGACCTCAATTTTTAAACTGGATCTTATTACTACTATTTTAAGTTTACATTTAAATCTATATCCCTGTTTATAAATTAAGCGTTTATTCTTCTTTATGAATTATTTCTCATTTAAATTACTCACCCATATTTGACAAAGTTTGTCCACAAAGTGGTCATCCTGTCGATCATAAGCTGGTCTGCTTCCGTGGGTGTGCTCTCGTGTGCTGACATCTCAAACAGATAGCCAAGTTCGTCGGCATGTGCCACTCCCTTCTGCGTAATATTCAGCAAGTTCTTCATGACATTCCTCCCTCCCTCGTACGAAAACAAATACTGGAACAGATTCTCTGGTTCACTCTGTAAGTACTTCTCAATAGCCCTCTCTACGGGGAAGTTGAAATGATAATCTGTTTCGAAATCTATTATATTAGGCCTCACTTCTTCAGTCAATTCCTCGTCTCCGATATAAAAACTTCTAACCATGTCTACAAACTCTTCGAAGTCGTCATCTACATTAAAACAGAGCGCCAAAATGTCTCTAAAATAAGTTGGGCTTTTAAAATAATCGCTTGGATTACTTTTGTCGGTTCGCAGTGCTTCTCTGTTGTTGTATCCTACTAAAATAGGCATTCCTTTTACTTTGGGCACGTTTAGGTTTACTGGATATTCTGTTATAATACTTTCTATACCATCCATTGGTTTTTCAACACACGCTCGCAAAGTGAATCCTAGTGCTGAGTAAGCTCCAATGACCAAGTTTATATCGACTTGTGAAAGAAAATCTACCGCTTCGTAGACATCTTGCGTTGGGTAACCCAATTTGTCCGCCATTTGTAATGCTGGGGTCTCATCTGTATCGTAAACACCTTTGGGTTTGAGTGTGGTGCCGCTGTGTAGTATAGCTTTGCTGTAAAGCTTCTCTTGCTTTGACAATAGGTGTAGTTCCACCGATCCAGCGCCCGCGCTCTCACCCATTATAGTTATTTTGGCGCTGTCTCCACCAAACGAATCTATATTCTCCTTTATCCATCTCAATGCTATCAGTTGGTCCTTTATGCCCTGGTTTCCAGGCACTTCTGGTATCCCCAAGCACAGGAAACCGTACGGCCCGAGTCTGTAGTTTATGTGGACTACGATAACGTCGTGTGGGATCAGATACTTGGGGCCGTATTGGTGTCTCGAGCCATAGCCGGTTTGATACGATCCTCCGTAGATGTACACCAGTACGGGCAGCTTGTTTTGTGACGTCGCTGTGGTTGGCACGAAGACGTTCACTCGTAAACAGTCCAAGGTGCCGACCGCCGCTCCTGCTGATACTTGAGGACATATTGCGCTGTCGTCATTTGCATCGAATATATCTTCGTAAATTGGATGTGGGGACGCAACCTGAAATggtttttctttgtttattaatGTGTTCTGTAATTTGTCTATTTTACATGGAATTGTGTCTAGATGTGTTAGGGTGACCAGAACATAATTTGCTAGCTCGTCAGTGGACTACACTGAAGATACGTTCTTTAGCGAACACAACTCATAAAGATCTTCTTATTACTAACCAAACCAAAGACAAGTAATGATAGTTGAAAGGTTGGATAGTgagataggctactttttaaatcCGCCCACAACCCCTTAAAAGAGGTGGTGAAATTGATGGGACTTTTACGTAGATTTAAAGGTAGGAAGCTAAAAATCGCCAGAGGTAGGGTAGTATTGTGTAGTCAAGAAAgaagcgtcagctagtaacaacATAAAAGAGAAAAGTCATTACGAAATATTAAAACCACTTGACTTACAAAGATGAAAGCATGGAGTTTAACATCCGTAGAACGAATTTTcgacagggtcggattaaaGAGTTACAATGGCGGaggaagtcgcaggcgttcgctGCGATTACATATATGAAGGTATCAGTTTGTTTATTAACTTACaagcttacaaaaaaaaaatagcataacTTACCCCAAAAGGGTTGTTTTCGTCAACCTTTCCATACGGTATTCCAAGGAACATGTAATAGTCTCCGTCCTCAGCCCTCTGCCCCCTGACCAGGCCGAGGCTGGTCTGCACCAGCGGGTCCAGGCGCTCTTGACCCTGACACACGCCCACACATACAACTGCGAAGACTAACCACCACATGTTAAGCCTGTTGAGCATTCAAATatctaatgaataaattaacaaCACACACTAGTCACCCCCATTTCTACTTTGtgagatacccgacttactGGGGGACAAGACGGGTTATGTGGGACTTACCACTAAAACCCCCTCGATAACCACCCTCAACGCACATTGCGTTGAGGGTGGTTACACTTAACGGCTCGGCACTCaacggcttccatcttagactgcatcgtcacttaccatcaggtgagattgtagtcaaggactaacttgtaaagattaaaaaaaacgccTTCAAGTAATCGgtgtatatacaaaaaaaaacatgatactCTAAAGACCTCTCCTcctttttaaaatcggttaaatatttgtttactttaattctAGAATTATCATTGGGATTAAAAACTAAATGTGGGTTTAACTATCCCatctaaactaaactaatacctactataaatatttaataagttatGTTTACTTGTGTTTTTGGTCATCACTTGAAAGTATCACGATAAAGAATTATATCATGATTTTCTTTCACGTTTTGCGTGATGTACGGGACTATATTGAGCGCGTTGACTTCGCGATAAAAGCAAATGaatgacggtttctacgcggcatcgtaccggaacgctaaatcacttgacgCCTTTGGTTGGTTAGGTCTAACACCAGACCAAACCAATTTGGAAAAACTTATAATCAACCCCTTTACTACGATTACTCTATTAGAAATGACGAATGATAATCCTATCGTACAAAATTCTGTCTTTTCTCCCGTTATCAAAATACCTATACACGTCACTCTATGTGAGtcataattcatcattatcaacccatattcgactcactgctgagctcgagtctcctctcagaatgagagggattaggccaatagtccaccacgctggcccaatgcggattgacagacttaacacacgcagataattaagaaaattctctggtatgcaggttccctcacgatgttttttcttcaccgtttgagacacgcgatatttaatttctttaaatgcacataattaaataagttggaggtgcatgcaccggaccggattcgaacccataccctctgAGATCGGAgacagtggtcatatccactgggctaacacggcttTCATCTCTATGTGAGGATGGAACATTTACATAACTATGCTTATATAAAAGTGAGTCTACTTGTTTATACGAGTATGTCACTAGCagataaatcccgcgggaacaggGATTTtaacgggataaaaagtagctcatatgttaatctatacttataataaatctgtagagaggtcaattctgtacatgaaatatatttccaaattaactatca
The DNA window shown above is from Bicyclus anynana chromosome 27, ilBicAnyn1.1, whole genome shotgun sequence and carries:
- the LOC128199682 gene encoding juvenile hormone esterase-like, with translation MLNRLNMWWLVFAVVCVGVCQGQERLDPLVQTSLGLVRGQRAEDGDYYMFLGIPYGKVDENNPFGVASPHPIYEDIFDANDDSAICPQVSAGAAVGTLDCLRVNVFVPTTATSQNKLPVLVYIYGGSYQTGYGSRHQYGPKYLIPHDVIVVHINYRLGPYGFLCLGIPEVPGNQGIKDQLIALRWIKENIDSFGGDSAKITIMGESAGAGSVELHLLSKQEKLYSKAILHSGTTLKPKGVYDTDETPALQMADKLGYPTQDVYEAVDFLSQVDINLVIGAYSALGFTLRACVEKPMDGIESIITEYPVNLNVPKVKGMPILVGYNNREALRTDKSNPSDYFKSPTYFRDILALCFNVDDDFEEFVDMVRSFYIGDEELTEEVRPNIIDFETDYHFNFPVERAIEKYLQSEPENLFQYLFSYEGGRNVMKNLLNITQKGVAHADELGYLFEMSAHESTPTEADQLMIDRMTTLWTNFVKYGDPTPQTTELLPIKWLPGTNATANYLDMDSVLTMKKKPFKERLTFLKLFFKTNHNRLIGLNTNYN